The genomic stretch gtgatgaaaattatatggtgggctaattattctatgcttgagttgtagtaaaaatttcatactcactggatcatgtattacttagttatagatttatttaggtttatatTTGTTAAAtgttaataaatctataactaagttatacatgatctaatgaatatggaatttttACCACAGTTTAAAATATAATAATTAGTCCAACATAAAAAATTCATCATAATTGGATCATACAACCTATAGCTATAAATtactctaattaattatagaaaaacatagatctaaagctacaacaaaacttTGTACTACTGTGTAGATATACTCATCTGGAGTCTAACAAAAtcagatttactattttataaattttatgtgatttactataattttacaaatattcaaccgaaataaataaaaatgaaaaagacaaaactgccttcaaaaccgctcataaccATGTCAGAGACGTAATATACACGACTTCAGAAGTTAAAAGATGTATTCTACCCGATTTTAAAGTTTAGGAATGAAAAACAAACTTTCACGAAAATTAAGGGACTAAAAGTGAACTCACTTCTTCCTTTAGGAAACATGGGCTAGTAGTGTCTTAACGGCTGCAGCACAGGTTCGTCTAAGCCCATTCCTCTGCGACGGGCCTCTCAAAACTTCGCATAACAGCAGGCCGGGCCGGGGGATTTGAAAACTGAAAGCGAAAGGCAACCCCGTCTTGTTCCATCGCTACTCGATGCAGTTGTGCTGCCGGTCGTCGCCACCTCGGTACAGATCCATCCTGTTCCTGTGGCAGTCTGGCCTTCGGCGGTGCTGCTGCAATCACCAATCCACCGTACTACGTCATCCTGAACAGCGGTTTAACAAAACCGGCCGCCGGCCCATGACCAGCCCAGCCAAAACCATCATCACGGTTACACTGTGGTTTGGGCTGGAACCCATATACCCGACTAGGTTTCGAGAGACTCCTGCCCCGGTTACGGTCAGAAACCACCAACCCATCGAAACCCAGAAGCGATGCCtgtgagcggcggcggcggcggcgggcgcgagCCGGGCGCAGGCGGACGCGGCACTAGCGAGCGCGAGCTTGAGCCGGGCGCAGGCGGACGCGGCACCAGTgagcgtggcggcggcggcggatgcgGCACTGGCGAGCTCGAGCGCAATGTCGGCGGGCGCGGTGCGAGAGGGCACGGCACCAGGGAGCGCAGCACGGGAGGGCACGACACCGGCAGTCGCGAGGTCGAGCATGGCGCCGGCGGTCGCGAGGTGGAGCGCGGCGTCGACAATGAGGGCGACATCTTCGCTCAGGCTCTTGAGTTGGAGGAAAGATTTTGTGCGACCGAGAAAGCATGGGATCTGCGAGATGCCTGGGCATCTTTATCTGCTAGGCCGGAATTAGAGCATGACTCGCCGGACCTTGATGAAAACACCCGAGGCTCCGATTCTCCCTCTGCTCCTAATCCATCTGCACTGGACAAGGTCTCCTTGATATGCTGATCTTGATTATTTCTTGCCCATATTTGATATGTTGTGTGGATTATCTTGTTTTGTAGATTATCTGGTACCTTGTTATATTTCTAAGATAATATTCTTTTATACAACTTAAATTTTCAGAGATTAGAATTGAGTGAAAATCACTAGCATGTTGCGATGCACAGCAACACACTCTGCACCTGCAGCTGCACCGAAGATGTTGTTGTTTGCTTCAGTGAACATGTTTTCATGTCCCTATCTGACGACATTCTATATGCCTGCACTGCACAGTTACTTCTTTTTATGCCGATTCTTCAATTACATTCAGTTAGCCAACAGTACAATTACATTCAGTTATGCCGATTCTTCATTTTCCATtcagttagctgctgcactgtaCAGTTACCTCCTACAAGTAGTTAATTGGTTTCTAGTTacttttttctatttttgtgTTGCTTTATTAAAAGCTTACAGTAATCTCTGTGTTGAGCCTTGTCTGTGAAATTTGAGATATAAATCATAATGCTTTGCCCAAGACTTGATAGTGTTCGTTAGTACCTCATTGTTTACAGTAGATGTGCAGATGCATGCTGTGAAATTTGAGATATAAATCATTCGTCAGTGCATCATTGTTTACAGTAGATGTGCAGATGCATGCTGCAGAAAGCAATCCTTTTCAGTGTAAAAGCTGGTCCATGCATTTGCATACTATAGGTCAGAGACTCCTCTCTGTCAGAGCACTGTATAGCAGAAAGCAATGTATTTGTATATTTGTGTAAAACCGGACAAATCCGTCGACCAAACCAAGCCAAGCCAACCCGGCTAGGACGCTAGAGCCGTTGTGTAACCACGGAAACCAGACCAGCCCAGTCCATTTGCTAAAAAAATGGGTTGGGTTACAAACCCGCTCAAAGCTGGAAAACCCAAACCACGAACAGGATGAGTACTACGCTCCTCGACGCTTTCGTGCTCTAGCGCTCCACTCGATCCTCCTGTACCATCGCTGAGTGTGCAATACCTTAGCCTGCCGTGCATCGGGAGGCGGGCCGCCAGGTGAAGGTGAAGCATCGGCGCACGCACGGGCGCTGCGATGGCACTGCGGAGCGACCACGCACAAAATCCACCAGACCGTACCCCTGTCGGTCACCCAGCCGTGTGGTTCCAGTTCCACCATGCCCTGCCGCTGCCGGCCATGTCTCGCTGAGTCGATCCGCACGCGTGATTCGTGATCGAAAAGGCTGCCTCCATCACCCATCAGTCCATCCGCCGTGGAATCGAGGGTGATACGGCTCGCACCCCGCGAGCTTTGGCGTCTTCGTCTTGGCCGCTCTCGCATGCGTCCGTCCCAGGCGCTCGTCGCCTTTGACAGTGCGGTTTTTGTGTTCCCTACAGAGGAGAACACGGGTATAAGGCAGGTTTGCAAACCTCTATTTTTTCCCTTTTCCTCGGTAATTCCCAGATGCCAGCGACCTACTATAGCCATAATTATCTGGGAACAAAACTGGTATCTGACTTCAATCGTAGCATGCCAACCCTGACTCAAGGACTCGAAATGGACTTCGGGTGACTATTTCAAAGTATCGGGCTTAGGCCCATCATACACGGATTCAAGCTATCCTATCCTATGAATGCTGAAAGCCTGAAACCAGAGCCTGCCTCCGTTAAATTCAGCCCATGGCCGCGGTCGTTCAACAGAGAGGTTTGCTAATACGACGAGGACaccttgctttttttttttttgtcaacttTCTGTTCACATAGACATGACACAGAAAAATCATCTGCTCCTGCCTTCTTGCTCTTGATCAGCTAGAATAAGAATACTAGTCATCGCAATCCATATGCACAAAAAAGAAGAAGGCTCGAAAATGTTTTGTAAGTAAACAAAGGGGATCAATCAACAGCCTCTCATCGTGTTCTTCTTGCTCAGCATTGGGCCCTTGCCAGAAGAATTGTGACCTAGCAGCCGGGCAGGGATACGGCGCTAGCCTGTCCGATCTGCACTGTGACACGATTGGAATGCTACACTGTTTATGGACAAGAATTGCTGAAATCTGGGCCGGTGTCCAGTGTCCAGTGGccacacctctctctctctctctctctctctctctccctgatGGACATAAAGACATCAATAACAGCGTAAGTTGTTGGAATGttcattttgatttttttaacgaaaaaaaaaagcaacgaCTCTTGTACTGATTTCTCTATTCTCTTATCATTTGCAATGAGTTGCAGTTGCACAGAGAAGATTCCTACTGCTCCTGCCGTCTTGTTCAATACTAGGGGCCAAGAGTGGATTCAGAGATGGAGATACcagcagccgcagcagcaggAATCCCAGGTTTTTGTATGTTCGATGAATGATTGAATCCGTCTCATCTCATTGCTGttggagctagctagctagactGACTGCCGTATTGGCTTCATCTACCAACAACAGAATTCAAATTAGCATGCCAGCTTAAACGTTCCTGGCGCGGACCCGCTGGAATTTCAAAAATAAGCACAGACACCACTTGCATTACCTTTATGCCATGCTACTCAGATGTTTTGCTGGATCGctaatttaaaaaccaaaatGCCGATATGTCCAAAAACGTTTGTGTTACATATCATTAATTGACATTTTTACATTCCACACTACTACTCCGATCCTAATGTGTTGGTCAAACCTTGATAACAAATACTAGTACTCCTGTACCTGATCACATGAGAGAACACCCCTGATTTGCAGTTGCAGGGCGACACCTCCCCCGCTTTTCCAGCAACGGGTTTAATCATGAGCCTGGAAGGCTGGAACTAAACAAACCTCCGGGGGCACTTTCCTGGGAAATCTCCCATCCCACGGTGTGTTCGCTCGCATGTGgcgcggtggacgacgacgacgacgacgacggatgCGTCCAAAACCTGATCGGCATAAAGCTTGCTCTGCTTTGCCTTTGCTCCAGCGCCTGCAGCTATAGATTATCCCTTACACCATACAAGGACATGTGCATCGGAAGGTAGTAGCCTCCCAATCGTAATTAACAAAATCTTTATAATAACCTACCAAGCGAAACGACTCGGTTATGTTCATGTTCTTGGTGTTGGAGCCATGCACTGTGCACGACAAGGGAATAATTTGAAGGACGATGCATGTTTGGAGACCTGCGGCCACGATTGTTTGTTTGGCTAATAAGCTATGGCTGAAACTAtagttcgctgatttgttatgagaaaccAACATTATTAAATGACTGACAGATTCGACAGATTAGTTCAAGCGAACTATGCGCGTCCGCgagttttttttcaaaaacaaaaaacGCTTCAAACAAAAAGAGGCCGAGTATGTATATCTTGTGGACACCTGGAGATTCATGTACGCAACACGGCGCCGTAAGCACATGAAGTACAGATTCACGGAGTATAGTTAATCCGGCGGTTAAATAAATAACTTAATAACAGGATAATGTAGCATCTGTGTGAGACTGTGAGCCAACTAGctagcagctagctagcttggCGTCACGGATGGGAAAATTAAAGCAAAACTATGTGAGGATGTCGTAATGGCAGTTAGCTTTTCAACTGCATACAGATGGCTGGACACGACTTGTGTGGTTGGAGTTGGACACGACTGAGCTGTACTAGGCTGTAGTAGTGATTTTCCACCGTTAGGAGGAGTACTATGCATCACCGTCTCTTGCGAAGAGCAGCTTTCGCAGAACGAGGGAAGAGATGAGGTGATGTGCACTGCCCGTCGCCAGGGGCCAGCAGTATTGTGTTCCATCGGATCACGACCGTGCTTGTAATCCGTTCTCTGAACCCATGATTATGTTGGGAACACAATCACAACCCAAATTGCCCATTTGCTTCTGCTTTTTTGCCCCGTTATTGATGAGATCAAAACATCTAGCTGGATCGGGGAACTTATTATTCTGTCGACGATAAGGGTTATCAAAACTGATCCGTCATATCAGTCCGTATGCATGCATATGGCGTGCTACTGCTAGAATAAGAGCGAGAGAATTCGTTCCTTCCGCCTCGTTCATGTGGCTAATAAGTTAAAGCAAAAAATACTGTtatctgatttattatgatagaAAAACACCGCTAAATATTTggtagattcggctgataaagcgcctaaggccttgttttgttcaccccaaaaattaaaaactttttatccgtcacataaaatcttgcggcacatgcacggagtactaaatatatatcaaaataaaaactaattacacagtttacctgtaaataatcgcgagatgaatcttttgagtctagttagtctataattaaataataattgtcaaataaaaacgaaagtgctataatactgaaaactaaaaaaatttcacaactaaacaagcctAAGCAAACAAGACGGAATTCGTCCCCGTGCCATGCATGTAGCATATACATGTACCGTACTAGTACCCGTTTGTATGGACTCAACACTCAAGGTCAAGGACCCCCAAAATCTGCCCTAGCTAGCTAGTGTCATGCGTGTCGTCCACTGATGCATCTTTGGCCTCTTTCCCTTCCGACCCTCCAACATTCACAACCCGTTTGTGACTTTTGTGTGGACTCAGCACTCAAGGACCCCGAAACTGTTTAAACACACTTGCGTTGCCGGGCCACGGGACCATGCAACGCGATGGATGACCAGGTGGAGCAACGCTTAAATAAAAACAAGCCCAAGGACCAATGAGATCAAACCAAAAGATCGACGGTCCCTCTAAAAAAATTGATTATTCACAACTTCACTGTCATTAGAAAGATGACCGATCATTATTATATATTCATACATGCATGGGCTCCAATATATCCCGGCCCCTCGGTCACGCATGCACCACCAACAGTCGGGTCCTGGTAGTGGGCATCAGGGCATGACAGGGCGATGATTCAGACACAATCTTTTTGTCTAGCTGTCACTCTATCCAATGCAATTCTCGGGTGTATGACACCGCATTGTTGGAATAGGATAGGATAGAGAACAAACTTTAATCTGCATTGGGCGAGTTTATGCTGTGTACGTGTATGCCCGGCCAGAGAGACTACAAGCTCCATCATTTGGGCAAAGCAAAAGCACCGAACCAGATGAGTTTAGGTGCCAAATAGGACTAGTATTATTTGAGACGACGACCTAAAAAGCATCGGTGATCAGCTGGACATACATAAATTGAGGAATAATAATGCTACAAGCAAGTAAACTATAGCTGCATGCTTCTGACATTTCGACCGAGTTTTACCGTCGAGGGCCGGGGCTACTACAAGGCTGGCCGTGATGCATGGCCGATGgttgttgttgcagctaccaggCGTGGTCTCATTTGCTGGGCAGGCAGCTGGGCCGAGCCTCGCTTAGCTGGTCTAGCTAGCGTGGTACCTGTACGATCAATGATTTGGATATGGTACGTATTATAGTGAGTACGTACTGTATAGTCTAATAatgctacttttttttttgaacttagtCTAACAATGCTACTGTTATGAGAGACAGAATAAACTACGCACCTCAGAACTTTTGTGCTGGTACGTGTACGGTGGTAATAAGTGCAGTAGTCACTAGTAAACCTGATGgagtaaattataaataacactCCTTCCGTTCGAATAAGTTTGATCCACTTTTAGCTTGATTACTGCACAAAATGCgcatggagagagagagagccccCGACCCCCGTCGCGGTAAACAAGAACAAATCTCGCGACATCCTTTGACTGAACAATGAATGGGAGCGCGCAGGACGGACCTGCATGTGCCTGTGCGTGGCCTGACGCTGTACGTGTGCGTATTCATGCCACAGACGCGCGCGGCACAGCACTGGGATCATCAGTCGATCGTGCTGCAATTCTAGTGAGACAAGAGTCAGGCCGAGGCGTTGAATTCCTACTGTAGCAGCCTCAGCCCTAGCGCGCGCACGGCAAAGCCGCCATGCGCACACAGCTGGAGCGCGCGCGCCGCGTTGGTGCCGCCCCATCTGGCTCTGGCCATCAACAGTGTCGGTACGTCGCATGCTGCCGTCTCGTATTCCGTTCGATCGTTGGGTCTACTCCGTAGTACTTGGCACAGGGAGGCCGGGACCGGTCGCGGTCGCGGCCACacttgtgatgatggtggtggtcgGTCATCATTACATGTGTGTTTCACCTCGTTTAATTATATTTAAAGACACATGTTGTGCATGAACGCCTGAGCGTGAGATCTAGATATGGATGTACTACTGTACGTCTCCCAAAAGGTTGAACTGGGAGAAGAAACCCGGGTGGGTGGGGGGTGGGAGGGATAGATAATCTGGATCTCATCAGGGTGTTCATTGACCGGTCATGCATGCACCTCTAGCACGTACGCACGCGTGGCAGATCGCACATGCATGTGCCTGTGCATGCGCGCGCATCAAACGGTCCTTGTTTCCGCTTGTTCTTTTATTTGTCCGCTGATGGCGCTCCCGTGTGCAATGTTGATTCGATGtgtatatatgcatatatatgccGGCCGGGGAGCCCAGCAGGACCGGTACCACAAATCTGTGTTGTGGTGGGTATTCCAAAACTAGGGAACGTGCCGCGCGGGGCGCCGGGGGTGCTCACATGCATGATGAATGGCGCAAGAGCCGAGCCGACTAGTAGCCGAGCCCAGCCGCGCACCGGCACATGCATGTTCCGCAAAAAGGGCTCGGTGATTCCTTCGTCCTAGGTGAGAATCCCGATCAGTGTCAGGTCAGGGCATCTACTAGCTCTTCCGCGGCAGCTTTCTCACTTTTCTCCCTCTCACGCGCGCGGGGCCACGTACCGTACCCTTCTTGCAGTTGCACTGCGGCGCTGCACCTGCACCCCGGGGCCCTGGCCCATGGTCCCAGCAGTCAGTAGCTCAGTACTCCTACGCAAGTCAAAATTCACGCTGGGGACGGTGGCAGTAGAAAGGGCTGTGGAGGCGAGTCACTTTTCCCCGTGCCATGTGCAAAAGTGTAACGGCATGCAGAGGCGCAGAAAGGGTCCGTTAGTTTTCACCCGTGCATGTAACCGCAGGGAGCAGCTGTGAGTGGGTGACACGACGCGACTTGCGGCTGCGCGGGAAATCGGCGGCGGGGCCTACAAGGCAGCAGTGGGGGATCGGCGGATGGGCCCACAAGGCAGCAGTGAAACGCGTCTCAACCTTCGACCGTTACCGTTAGATTCACCCGAGCCCCGAGGAGGGGAGCGCCTTTCGGCTGCGTGGCCCGACGGGCTAGAGACAAAAGGGAGCACGCGAGGATTTTTCAACTTATTCTGCCACTGACGTGTGGGCCCAAACTGGAACCCACGCGGAAGTGGGCAAAGGAGGGCCTGTGCCTAGCGGCGCATGAAAAGCTGCGCCCTAGGGTTCGGGTACCGCGATTCGGCCGGCGCTGGCGCACAAGCCGATTGGTCGATTCAcacaaattttcaagattctctgtcacatcgaatttttggtcacatgcatggagctttaaatatagacgaaaataaaaactaattacacagtttacctgtaatttgtgagatgaatcttttgagcttagttactccgtgattggacaatatttgtcaaataaaaacgaaagtgctacagtagccaaaaactcaaATTTTTGCCAGCTAAACAAGGCTTTACCGGATATGCCCTCGTCTTTTGCCTCGACGAGCACATACTACGACGGCGCTGGTCATCAAACAATTTAAACTTTGATTAGAATTATATCAAAAATACTAatactaataaaataaaataagtaaTAAATTTATTTCAAGATATAAATGCTgatattattttctataaacttaaTTAAATTTGAGCTAGTTTGACTAACACACTTTCCATAATTATGTTCTTTTTTGAGAGCAGTGCCTATGGTGCAGGTCTGAGGGTAAATGATTTTAGACGTGTTTATATGGACTATATACACCGAACTTTAATTTGTAATAAGTCATTCAGTCTCCGATGATAAGTCCAGAACCAATGTGTAAAGAAGACTCTCGCTTCCATGTGTAAAAGAACACATTGGTCTCTAAATaagattattataaaaatatatacaaagatAAATATAAGAATACTTATTATGCACCATAAATACTAAAAAGTCTCATATATATTTGGTCATAACTTCTTGGGATGAGAATGGCACTCAGTGTAGGATGGAGGGAGGCATATGTTGAACTGCGATAGCACGTAAGGTACCAAAATTATAATTCTACCATGACTAGTACTGGTGGTGCCATATTGATGGTTGGCCCATTGATCATCTTCGACAACGAGGTGGTCAATGCTCTTTCGATGTGTTAGATGATCAtgcaaagtttttaagatttctggGTGATGCTTCGGCGGAGGTCATTGTCTATGATTTGAGGGGGATGCTCCAACAATGGCCATTGGTTTTGTTGAGTTTCACTATATCAGAAGTTCAAAACTATGCAATCATCAATGACATATATTGGGGGTGAGAAAATGGCATTATGGGGTTCTAGATTTACTATAGTGTATATTTCTTACTATCTATGGACCGGCAACATAGATGTAATTATTTTCTAGAATCCTTTTGTCTTTGAAAATAAAGTAGGTCTTGAA from Sorghum bicolor cultivar BTx623 chromosome 3, Sorghum_bicolor_NCBIv3, whole genome shotgun sequence encodes the following:
- the LOC110433731 gene encoding uncharacterized protein LOC110433731, with the protein product MGQGPGVQVQRRSATARRVRIGIKRSNCAVQAYRMSSDRDMKTCSLKQTTTSSVQLQSLSEDVALIVDAALHLATAGAMLDLATAGVVPSRAALPGAVPSRTAPADIALELASAASAAAATLTGAASACARLKLALASAASACARLAPAAAAAAHRGACLQGKSQPQRSMSLRGVTAMEGMPARAAVPIEELVVEDLPEE